GCCAGTGGCTGCCCGGAAAGCGTGTCCTCCCGCCCCAGTGTGCAGGACTGCAGCTTCCCCTTGTCGTCGTACGTGACCGTGCCGGTGCATGGGATCCCCTGGATCTCGGTCACCGTTCCGGCAGGGCCCGCGGCTGTGCGGCGGGTGACGGGCGTGTTGCTTCCTCCAATGAGAAGCAGGAGAGTGAAGATGACGGCCGCCGCCGCCCCCAGGCTCCCGAACGCGATGGTCCGTTGCCGTGGCGACACATTTTCGTCTTCGCGCCGCCCGAGGTACAGGCACAGTGCCGCGACCGCAAGGGGCAGGATGAACAGGAGCCACACTGCCGACTGCATGGCGCGGAACTCATACAACCGGTAGAACACGATGGCCCCTGCCATGAGCGCAACGAGGACCGCCGCTATGGTGAGAGGGAAGCGTCGGGCCAACTGTGCAATGCCGATGATGATCGCGCCGAGGACCACTCCGACGAGCGCCGGTGTTGACAGTCCACCTTCCGCGATGAGGAAGAGGGCCACGCCTGCGCCGATCGCCGTGAGGATCATGACACCGGCCTTGCGGTACTCCCCGATCATCACCAGATTCGTCAGTGCACGCGCTGCGAGCCCCAGGACGATCACCTGCACGAGCTCTTCAGCCGGCTCGCCTCGCGAAAGCCGCCAGAGAGCGAACCCCGATGCCGCGAGGATCACCACAAGGAAGCTGATGTTCCCCGAACGGGAGTGGATGAGGAGTTGTCGCTCATCCGCATGCCCCCGGGCCAACCCGAATTCGTGCAGGGCGGGGCGGAGCATGTATGCTCCTGCGATCAGCAGGATGCCGGCCGTGATACCCGAAGCAAAGAGCCCGGCCCCAACAAGGCCGATCGCGAGTGCCGAGAAAAAGATCCAGTCACGCTTCATGACGGTCGCCTTCCTCCAGTTCAAAAAGTTGTTCCACTGTCGTGTATAATTCCTTTGCCAGGAGCATCGCAAGCTTCACCGATGGATTGTAGTTCCCTTTTTCGATGGAGACGATG
This DNA window, taken from Ignavibacteriota bacterium, encodes the following:
- a CDS encoding helix-turn-helix transcriptional regulator yields the protein MKTNLRKYRFERNDISQQELAERVGVSRQTIVSIEKGNYNPSVKLAMLLAKELYTTVEQLFELEEGDRHEA